In one Sneathia sanguinegens genomic region, the following are encoded:
- a CDS encoding transposase → MVSTREIETLCKENIKYMYLLDDNIATDHTTISRFMAKCNPVIQDIFTEIVKIIMEKNNITSENIYIDGTKIEAYANKYTFV, encoded by the coding sequence ATTGTATCTACTAGAGAAATCGAAACTTTATGTAAAGAAAATATTAAATATATGTATCTTCTTGATGATAATATTGCTACTGATCATACAACTATTAGTAGATTTATGGCTAAATGCAATCCTGTTATTCAAGATATTTTCACTGAAATAGTTAAAATAATTATGGAAAAAAATAATATTACTTCTGAAAATATATACATTGATGGTACTAAAATAGAAGCATATGCTAACAAATATACTTTTGTATAA